DNA sequence from the Oryza brachyantha chromosome 5, ObraRS2, whole genome shotgun sequence genome:
GCAGCAATAGTTCTCCCAATCTCTTGCAAATCAGGGGGAACACCCATGCTTTCTCCACCCAGAGCAGCCTCCTTTAACAATAACCAGCAATCCCTCATTTCCAACACATCGATGGGGACAACATGAGTTGAATTCAGAAATTCTGCTACTAGTTTCATTCTAGTGGTCACCAATATCTTGCTCCCACTTACGGCAGACCTAAGAGGTGCCAAAACTTTCTTCCACAGATCCTTATTCTCCAGCTCTGTCTTACCCTCATCATTCCAAACATCATCAAGAACCAGGAGAAACCTCTTTGACATGATCGATACTTCAAGTTTTGCCTGTAGGATTTCCAATTCGGCTGAACTATCACCATACAATGCATAATCAGGAACACCAATTGACTGCAATATCTGCCTTGTTAACTCAGCCGCATCAGACCTATCCCAGACACAGACCCATGCTCTGAGATCGAAGTGCCGTTCAATCCTCTCACTGTTATAAACAAACTGCGCAACCGTTGTCTTCCCCATTCCACCATGGCCGACGATCGCAACGGCAGGAAGATCAGAAGAGCATGTTTCATCGGCAGAATCGACCAGCCTGCTGACTATCTCGCCACACTCTTTCTCACGCCCAATCACCTTCCGCTCCGTAAGCACGGAGCCTGTCACCCGGTTCGGCGACCTCACGCCGAACCCTGCCTCGCCCGCTTCCTCCGCCGGGTCAACGAGACGCTCGGAGCCGTCATGGATGCGGTCGATCCTGCCCACCAGTCGCTTCACCTCCCGCGATGGCTTGCCGCGGGCAACGCAGGAAGCGAGCGCCGGGCCGagccggctgcggcggcgctcgaGGAGCTCGTCCAGGAGGTCGTcggcctcggcgacggcgtccttGAGCTGGAGGAGCCACTCCGTGAGGTCCGCCCCGGCGGCCCCCCGCCTTTTCTCGATCCCTCCCGCCACGGGCTGGACCCGGAGGAGCGCGGCCGCGAGGTCCCGCAgcccggcgtcgccgtcggcgtggGCGAGGAGGCGTTCGGCGAGGTAGGAGATCTCCTGCGACACGggccacggcgccgccgccggcacgggCGCGGGCATCGGCCAGGCTGCCTTCGGGAGGGGGATCGTGGATCGTGGACTAGGGTTAGCTTTGCGGTGGTGAGGAGGGACGCTTGGCGCGGCGGAGACCGACGGTTGGTCGGGCCGACGAGCAGCGGCGGTGCCGTCAATTTTGGGGGAAAGTTTTGGACGCTTCAGATTTTCACGAGTCCAGCTGACCAAGTCGTTGCTTGCTTTACGCTTGGTAGCTCTTGCTGACCGCGTCAAAGTGAAAGTATCGAATAAACATATTAGAAGCggataaagtaaaaaaaaaattaaatcgatatttgataaagtgaagggtaattattttttatttttttattaatacaatTGATAAGGATGAAAATAGAGTTATTATTTTAGACGGCTGGAATACCCCGAACTTACCAAGCAGgctactaattaatttcccTAAACTCTAACACGATTacttattgttttttatttgagaacAGCAATTATTTCTAtcgttttttttacataacgTTATTTTCATGTATGAAAACTACGGGTGATTTTTACCTGTGCAAATTAGGTTTTTAAGTAACTTTAGTTAGTGCttcacaatttaattttaccaATTGAATGGTATAAATATACGGTGGAAACATaacttttaaacaaaaaaagtttaatttcACCTTGTcaaatagtatttttatttactttcatacacattataaatttattaaaggatatatttatttacctAAATTGTTAATGACACCATCGACCAGGGGCAGATCTAGCATATGAACTGTGAAACCTCCACTGTTAAAGTCATGGAAGCTCTTGCTCGTACCTCTAAATTTTATgtcaaaaattaataaaatgatGCCCAATTTATTCAAGCATCTCTAACATTATACCGCTGCCATCGACCTCGCCCGCCGCTGGTTCGGGTACGGCACCGTCGCGGTTGGACGCCTCCACGACCACAAGCCAGAACCATCAGCATTGCAACCGGCAACATCGGCAAACTAGCAAGAACCTTACCACATTCAGACAACGCTCAGGTAAAATCCAAATAGGTTTCGGAAGGGGCGCATATACGCTTGGGATGGCCTCGACACGAGAACAAACATTAAATCAACCGACATTCCACGGATTTGCATGCTACCAAATGTGTTATAGGAGTATCACATGGCTTTACATACTACTACCGGTATAGCACCAGTCCACCACTACCACTACTACTACATTGCTTTGCATATCGCCAACACTATCATGTCATAGTTTTGCATGCTACCAGAGTGGCCACACAACCAGAATACACCAGATTTCCCCCCACATAGACAAAATATACCCCCAGTGACAAGAGAGGCAGGATCAGTCAGCCTCCAGCTTCATGCCAAAACATCATCCTCCATCCCTTCAAGAACAGCAAGCTCAAACTCAAGTTCATCGAGTGAAAGTTCAGCGAACTCTAGAAAATCAGCCGGGGCGCAGGGCGCAAGATAACTTGCGTCGCCCCCAACGTCCCAAAGCACTGACTCTGGATCTGTATAGTAGAACTTCGAGGTTCTCGCCAAAACCCGTAGGTTGGTGTGAACAAACACTAGATCATCCGCCCATTTAGGACGACCCTCGAGCTTCATGATCGTGCGGATCAGTTTGTAAGTGGTCTAGTTCCTCTCGCAGCAGGATGCCGAGGCAGGATGGCCAAGAATCGTGAGGGCTAACACTCCTGCAGCCTAGGTGTTGAACTGCCATGAGTCACCCACCATGCCTTTGGGTCAAGAAGATCCCTGTCAGTGATACAATCCAAACTAAAGCCTCCTGCACCCGAGGAAGCAAGCTCTGTGCCCAAAAGAGAAAACTTAGCATACTCTGCCTCGATTGCCCTCAAGTCATCTGCAGCAGGAAATAGTTTCTTCAAGCAGTCATTTGCCATCTCATTAATCGCAGTATCCTTATGCGGGGGTTGACGATTAGCACCTTCATCAATCCAACTAGTAGTGTAACATCTGCAATACAGAACAAAATGATGTTAATACATAGCTTAAAAAGGAAATCTTTTAGTAACTAGTACCAACTAACTAAGACTCACCTTGGGTTTAGTGCATGAGCTAAACCGTGGAGTGGACTTCTGGTCTTGCCCCACCAATCCACTAAAATGCCACTTATAACAGAATAAAATGTTGACTCTTCCTCAGCTCTCTTCTCTTCATGTCTAAAAATGATATCCTTTACCTTCTCTATCATACCATTGCACATTTCATAGATCAAATGAATACACTGCTTTTCAGTGTCCGTGCTGCGTATCATTGAATATGTGGGTTCTGTCAAAGCAAGAATGTAATCAACTTGATCCCACCACAACTCATCAGTAAGTTTTTTCTTCACAAGCTGTGCTTGCCCCTCATCATCCTTACTATAAGCAGGCCACTTCTCGTTGAGGACCAGCCCTATAATAGATTGCTTAATCAACCGAAGCCTCTTTAGCATGACAATATCTAAAGCAAATCTTGTGTCAGCAATGCCAAGCACCTTTAGCTTACTAAAATCACTGATCATGGAAAATAGCATGGTATGTTCACATATGAAATCATTTATCATTCTTGCATCACCTATAACTTCTGAAATCCAGTGGCAGTCTTTGTAGACAACATTTTCGGCATTCTTAGCAGCACAAATATTATCCAAGGCAAGACTTAAAGAATGAGCAACACTTGGTGTCCCTTGGATGTGATCATACTTCTGTTCAATCAGCACCCCAGAATCTCTACAAACAGGATCATTGTCTGTGATCACTTGGACAACATTTTCTGATCCAACACTTTCAATTGCAGCAATGAGCTTCTCTGCTATGTAGAATTCCTTTGTCTTCAACTTATCTTTATTGTTAACTGCTTCCAAAAAAACTGGCCCATTTTCATTGATGGCTATGATATTGATAACAGGTCGCCTCTGAGCATCTGACCACCCATCAGAAACAATTGTCACACCTGCCTTCCTCCACATGCTTTTTATGGTCCACAGGGTTCTTTCAATGTTAGCcctttctttttgcaaaatagtTGTCTTCAGCTGGTCATACCCAGGAGGAACATATCCAGGAATATGGAACATCACGGCCATAGCAAATGAACTACGATAGTATGGGTTACTTGCAACAGTGAAGGACAAACCTGCAAATATGGATAATATTGAAGGACAAGCCATACAATATAAACTGAAGTGTTTCAAGTTTAAGATGTTATCCTTCAGAACATAACATTTTTAAAGCTAGAGGATGCCAATCCTTTTGACTTTCATCCTCTTCCTCattcgaggcggaggtggcaacAGAGAATAAGCTCACATAGTATGGGTTCCTTGCAAGCTTGAAGGATAATCCTGAAGATTTCATGtttaaatagaaatataaggCATAAGCTAAATAGCATTCCAAATAACATGAACACAAAGGTTTCATGTTTAAGATGTTAACCTAAAGAATAGAACATTCTAGCAATTTCAGCATCCAATTTAGTTTGAAGTTTCATATGAAGATCCTCATCTAAAGCTGTactctttcttttgtttggcTGAAGCATAGCTTTGTGTGGAGGGGGCATTCCATCAGAATAGTCAACATATCATGTCAACGGATCATTTGCAGCCAAGACAAACTGATCAGATCCCTCTGAAGCTTCTGCATGTCTCCCTAAAGGCTcttttattgcaaattctctTTTATTGGTTTGTATTTGAAAATCCTAGGAGAAAGCATATAAACCCTGAAAGACTAGCACCCCCCTTCTTTTGGCtctttcatcatagtttatttttcaatcttagcttttagattgctacgaacacgtatataaaagttttatccacaaattattttacgtttgcaaatatgctatttggcttttttcttcaaaaagtgaaaagatgaccccTTAGCTCCCCATCAAAGCTGCACTAACAAAAAAACTTGGCTAAAACAAAGAGAACAGGCTCCTGTAAAATGGCcactaaaatagtaaaatatatagGCAGTCAACAACAACCTATTGTTTCTGAACTTCCCATTATTTCTCATATCACCAGATACACATAAGTATAACAACTTAACAAGGAACCACAAGTTGGCATAAGAGACATGCCATTCAGGCATCCAACTTTCAGACGCCCAAGGTGGCTAGGTTCCAGTAATCCAATCACCCTCCCAGTCTTTTGTTGGGTCCTCTCCATCACGAATTTGCTCCCAATATATGAAAATCCTAATAAAATGGTTCAAATGTAAATATATCCCCCATCATTGCGCCTCAAAATGAGGATTTTGATAGAAGGATTCTAAACCCTTGTTCGGTTAACCCCTTCCCCATGGTGAATCCCCTCCAAATCCCTCCAAGACTAACCGAGCAGCCCTAACTGGGAATCTGTCCACGAAATTTATGAGTGCCTCGTGCGCTTTGCCTCGAGACGCCTCCTCCGACGTCAAAGCCCGCGTTTGGCACCGATTGCCAATAACGCCTGCGCATGTGCAGAGAGAGACCCAGACAAAGAGAGTGTGCGTGTGTGTCatagagagggggagagagagacgagGATGCATACCTGTGTTCGTGACTCCGTGGCAAGCCGGCGTTGGCACCGGCGGCAGGGCTGGCTGTAAACCCTCGTCGCGAGACGCGGGAAATCTCTGCGCCATTTCGCCTGGACCCCACGCAACGCCCACTCGACTCGACGCCTCAGTGCCTCACATCGAGTATTTCCTGCTctttgctgatttttttttaatttttaattttatttaataaatattccctccgtttcatattatgagATTTTCTGgttgtgtctagatttatttatgtgctaatgaatatagacacatatccaaaacatatacacagagatatggataaatttaatcaaacccagaaagtcttataatctCAAACGGatgtaataatttataaaactatattttcgtttccaaaatttatgaATCTAACCTCCCACCGCCCTCATAGAGTGATAGAGGGCGAAAAGATGACGTTGCAGCTGCAggcggagagggagacggagaTGGGCGATAACGGCACGGTggtaattttgtattttgccCCTTGCCACAAGGAACAAAGTGCAAAATTATCGTGCgcggtttgatacatatatgtataatatatgtaattgtttaatcATAAGCACTACTTTGGCTCAGTGGCCATTATCCCCCAGTGACCACTGAGCCAAGCTAGTGCTTgtaattaaacaattatatGTGTTATACGTATATGTATTAAATCATGATTCGACAGAAAAGTTCCTGGGCGCACGCGACCATTTTGCACTTTGCCCCAAGGGAAAAGTGCAAAATTGCCACCGCACTGTAATCGCCCGTCTCCGGCTTCCTCTCCACTATCCGTCACATATCTTTTCGCCCTCTAAGAGGGCAGCAGGATGttagatttgtaaattttagaaacagaagcataattttgtaaattatttattaaataaaataaaaaaattcagtctTGCATGCATCGCCAGGCCTAAGCATACGAGTTAGCTAGTGGAGGTTCACCCATTAGCCTTTTCGGCTAGTACGGTACTCCCAGGCCCCAAGGGTTCAGTTTCTACCCGTCATAGATGTTTTCTAATAGCAACGTAATATAGTCAGTAAACCGACTATAAAATTCTCTACAGTCTTTTCTTAGTACACTCATACAGTAGTTagtttttatcattaatatagAACACACTTATCTCTCTCACgaagtttcttggttcttgtgcccaATCCGACGGTAAGCTTACAACTcgcttctcctctcttctctcatctCTCCTCCACTTTAGCATTTAGTTAGCTTGcagcctactattatacttgctctaaggtgATTTTTCCTGTTCCCCCCTTAAGGCTTTAAACTTCCGTAATTTGCACTGTATACGGCTTTTACATTGTATACGGCTTTTATCAGGTTTAGAAACAAAGTACTCCcttcgtattttaatagatgacgttATTAGTTTTTTGTCACATGTTTCACCAATCGTTTTATCCAAAAAAGTTGTGGAAATATGCAAAAGACTAagctataattaaaatatatttagtaataaattcattcaaaacaaaataaataataattacataagtttttaaaataaaacgaatgatcaaacatatgataaaaagtcaacgacatcgTCTATTAAAacacggagggagtataaattCCTTCCATGTAATAATCCCATCCACTGtcatttaacttataaacgatctaaattttaaaactcttaaatttgatttttggttTGGAAAAAAGTCCAAGTTACCCTTTGAACTATGGTGAGAGCTtgatcccccccccccccccctcccccagaCTACAATGCTagacatttaaaatttagattcaaCAAAATATCAAGAAACAATATCATTCATCATTGCAAGTTCGTTGTTGCAATATCGCAGAGATTAGCTGCCAACTGGCATGCAAAGTTCAATTGGCCTCCGCCAACATTGATCGACGGATTACCATCCACTTTACACAGCCAAAACATTACACGGACTACCTGCCAACTGTGCATACAAGGTTCAATTGGCCTCCAACTTTGATCAACAGAAACACCATCCAGTTTCCACAGCCAAACATTCCTTCATGTTCCAACAAGTTCTAACATTCATATAGCCAAAAGCCCCACAATCGACTACTAGAATTACATGGAAGGCACAACACCAGACAAGCAGAAACATGGGTAGCTAAGTCAAGCTTCTGACCTCATGTCCGTTTGGTTTTCTTGACCACAATCTGTTCCTTCAATCATGGCAACCTCGAACTCATGTTCATCAAGCGAGAGGTTAGCAGTCTCAAGTATGCCTGCACCTGATGATTTAAAGCCTTCATCTCCCACATCCCAATACCTTGTCTCTTGGTCTGTATGATATTCTTCTGATCTTCTTGATAGAAGCCGCAAGTTGTTGTGCACAAAAACCAAGTCATCAGCCCATTTAGGACGAAGTTTGTCCCTCATGATGTCACGAATAAATCCGTACGTTCTCCAGTTCCTCTGGCAGCAGGAAGATGAAGCAGGTTGGCTGATAAGCTTGAAAGTTAAACTCTGAACTTCCTGTGCTGAAGTTCCATGGGTCACCCACCACATCTTGGGGTCAAGTTTATCCCTATCAGCTCTGGAATCCATGCTAAAATGTTTTGTTCCCACAAGAGCAAACTCTGCGTATTCTGACTTGATAGTTCTCAAGCCATCTGTAGTAGAAAACAATTTTCTCCAGCAGTTATTTCTCATTTGAGAAATCTCGGCATCTCTATGTGGGGGTTGGCGAATAGGAACTTGATCAATCCAACTGTCACTGTAATACCTACCAAAAGCGACCagaaagagatatatatatatatatatataaacagatTCAAAAATACAAATCACTTAGTGAATACGCTAAACACTGGAGTGGTGTTCTGCTCTTGCTCCACCAATCTTCTAGAATGGAATGCACAATAGAGTAAAATGCTGACTCCTCTTCAGGCCCTCTTGATCATGCTTATAAATGACAGCTTTTACCTTATCAATCATATTATTCCACATTTCATTAATAAGATGAAGGCATGGCTCTTCAGTGTCCGTCATGCGTATCATCGAATATATAGGCTCAGTGAAAGAAAGAATGTAGTCAACTTGATTCCACCACGAGTGATCAGTAAGCTTGTACTTCACAAGCTGTGCGTGCTCCGTGTTAAAACTACTGTAAGCAGGCCACCACTTGTCACTATTGACCAACTTTATTAAAGATTGCTTGATCAGCCGAAACCTCTTTAACATAACAAGATCTGAAGCGAATCTTGTGTTAGCAATAGCAAGAATCTGCAACTTACTGAAATCACTCAGAATGGATGATATCATGGTATGATTCATTATGAAATTCTTGATCATACTTGCATCCTCTACAACCTTAGAAATCCAATGGCTCTCTTTGAAGGCAACATCTTTGGTATTGTTAGCGGAGAAAACATTCTTCAAGGCAAGACTTAATGTATGAGCAACACTAGGCATCCATTGGATGTGATTGTATTTTTGTTCGATCAGCAACCCAGCAGCTCTGCAAACAGGATCATTTTCTGTGATCACTTGGACAACATTTTCTGCCCCAACGTCTTCAATCACAGCAGTGAGCTTCTCTGCAATGTACTCCTTTGTATTCACCTCATCTTCGATGTTGATTGCTTGCAGAAAAATGGCTCCACATTCATTGATAGCCAGAATGTTGACAAGTGATCGCTGTTGAACATCTGACCAACCATCAGAAACTATTGTCACACCTGCCTTCCTCCACATGGTTTTGATGGGCTGTAGTAAGTCATCAATGCGAGCCCTTTCTTTTTGCAGAAGAGTTGTCTTCAACCTTTTGCTATCAGGAGGAATATAACTAGGAACAATATTCTTCAAAACAAAAGTGAATGAACTCCGGAAGTATGGATCCCTTGCAGAGTTGAAGGAGATTCCTGCAAAGATAAACAAATAGTGAAGCATGACGCTTACAACATAAACACATTTTCTTAACTATCAAGGAAACCCTGTAATGTGCAAACCTTTTTGCATGTTcccagaaaaaaattaaacaagtatTCCAGTTTAAGGCAGTAACCTGAAGAATAGAACATTCTTGCGAACTGAGCATCCAAGTTATCTTTGCATCCCATATAACAGTCCTATGCACATGCAttcctctttcttctttttgcttGTACAATAGCTTTGCCCATACTTGGTTCGTCATCAGAATAGCCACTAGTCCAAGATTTTGTTACAGTTTTTTTACGCACCTGATTTGGATTTGAATCTTCTGCTGCATCAACTTCACTGCATAGATTGATAAAGATATTGATGGTCACTCCTGGACAGGCTTGAACACCTTCTTCAGGACTTTTAAGCAAGTGTGCCTTCACGGTTGAATAGCTTCCACGAAAGACAACTGCAATAGTCGCATAGGAACTTCACATTTGTTCCACAGCAAGGACCAAACCCATCCAATATCTTAGGACTTTTTTAAGGTGCACCAAGTTAATATGAGCCATCCATTGTGCAGAGATCTAAGGGCTGATAATACTCTTACCTCATGTGTGGTGAGAGTCATTTATtgtcatttaaatttaaatatgaccATAAATGCATCCTAATAAGGAAAGAGTCAATATTTCCTTACTTAAATACTACTAATTCAAAATTATACAGTAATTATactagtaaaattaaaaatatgcaatacTCTTAATATCTTTATactttcaatttataaactaagTTCACAATAATTAGGATGCCTATATGAACAAATAATTTTcacttttgtaattttattttatttttgttttaacaGAACCTAGTCTCCAAATTCAGTCATATCTATTTGGCTTCAAATAAGGAAagtatttgtaataaattttatgttaagtTTGAATCCTTTGGATAATTAATTGGAGCTTCCACTATTTTGAGCAATATGTATGAATGAAAATTTCAGTTTGACTGACATGTTGGTCtaccgattttttttttgcttggtgttattatattttttcacagtaagcatgcatgcaccatTAGAAAGGAAAGGTGATACTgtaatatttactttacttattTGGGCATGCTAAATTAATGAGGTATTGGATCTTTTATGttgattaaaataaaagagCAAAAATTGAATGGTCAAGATTAACCGATAGCTCTTACCTCACAAGAGGTAAGATGGAGCACTCTAAAACTGCTCAATATCTTAGGCATGTCATTCTCTCCTGGAGAAGGagacacccccccccccccccccgcttTCCATCCGTTTTTCAAGCCTTCAAActgaaaattaattagtactctctccgtttcataaagTAAAACTTCGTAGCCttaactagattcatataaatactaatgaatctagataaaatgAAGGTAGTACAAGTTTAGTAAAAGCCATCAGTAAAAGTTCTACAAAGTTCACGAAAAGGTATAATAACTAGCTCACAACAAAAACATATGAATCTTACATGCATATGTGTGTGCATTTTTCATTGTAGAAAAACTACGGAAAACAGACACTGAAAGATAAGAACTCATGAATGTTCCTGGTTCGTTTTCATCTTGACTAGATCATACAAAGTCACAAAGAGTATGCAAAAACAATCTACAGCGCAAcaaatttgttctaaaaatcctaaaaaaactaaaatacctGACtggatacaaaataaaataaagagataAATGCTAATGCTTCACATGCAGGCAATGCCAAGTCTCATTTCCCTCCATCCTAATACTCAGAATGAGGCCATTAATCCCTAACCAAGGTCGGCGAAACGAAATTGCCCCCCATCAGTTCATCTCTCTAGGTGCAAGAGGGAAGGGGAGACCGGAGACGCATACCtagcgccgacggcgacggcgatggctcCCGGCGTAGCGGACCCAAAACCCTTGTCGCAGGCGGTGGACGCGGGAAGCCTGGGCCTCCTCCCTTCTGAAACCCGCCAAAACCTCGCCTGGTTCGCGCCACTGTGGGGGGAGGCGCACCGGCACCGTCGAGCCTAGCAGTCCAGCACTAGTTGGCGAGatgatgctttttttttttttttgttgcaagcaGTGTGTAATTTTGCAGTTGGGTCATTTTCGAAAATGATATTTCACAATAGGGTCCTTGATAAAACTTCTTCATTAAACGGCCATTTGCAAAAGCTTTGCCGGGGGTATATTtcgaagattttttttagggaGAGGTTAAATTGTAAAAGAGTTCTCACACATGTGCACTTCACCTGTGTACATTTGCACACACTCGTCCCTATAAACATGGTCCCTATGAGCATTTTAGAGAAACCGGAACCGAGATGAAACCAACTAATCTATTTATAGATTATAGTTCATACCTTATACGGCTTTTGAAGtcacatgcaaaaattttgcatcctaaaaaataacatattttttgctACAATATACTACcccatttcatattacaagttattttagatttttccctATGTCAAATCATTTagagaaaaacataataacattttaaccaaaaataaatatactatataatataatatatttagttgtatatttaataaaactaatttggtgttgcAAATGCtagtaatttattattaacttGGTTAGATTTAAAAATGCTTGACGTAGAATAAACTTAAAGTGACTAATAATATGAGAAATGAAGTGAGCACCATTCATCGAAGACAAACttctttatcttttcgtttatccttataaaccaaaatttaagtcttctactttaaatttgaatttgattttagggttttattttaccgaagtttatttttcatctttaccTTTTAGACCGCTaagaatatgtgtataaattttttatttataaattattttttatttgtaaatatgtcatttggtttttttttaaaaaaaagtcaaacaacaacCCTGAAAAACTTTGACCGGTGTTCATACATAACAAGTTTCTGGACAACCCCACAGAAAATATGACTTGAAAAGGAGCGTTCTTTCCGTCAGTATCAATATTTCTACACCAACCAGATACACACTACTTCCAAAGTCAATGAATTTCCCTGGAACGCACGCTGCCCTTTAAGACCAGGTAAACGTTTTGACTAACAAAGGCGACATATTTtacaagataaaagaaaacggCTTAATTTGCATTATTCCTACGCCATTCATTTCTTTAATCTTGATATTTCTGCATATTTCAACAATAGAAGTGGCTAGGATGCGACCAACAACAGAAGCTTTTGTAGAAATGAGAATAGTTTTGACCAGCAAAAGCTAGCATTGATTCACAAAACTATGACCTCTTGCTTTAACAAGTGTGTACACTGCATGTTGAAATTCCCAAGCTTGCTTGCATATATATTCTGTATGTAGATTGATCATGCACTTTGGCTGGAACAATTTGGTAATCTGCTTCATCATCCCGTGGCACAAATTGGCACATGACAATGGCTCCTATCACATATTCACGAGGAACAAACTAGCAAACACCCTATCCTCATATTAGTTGTGAGTGATTATCATTGCTGCTATTAGCACCTCCCAAGTGTTGATAACAGCCAAGctacaaaaatttatacagcGGAGGGCAGTATGCTGCTTACAGTGAATGCAGTATACTGATACTACTTAATACATCATGTAAAGCGCTTCACTCATTTGAGCATGGACAATGCCCATGGAAAGAGGGTAAACTTGCAGGAGAAAAACCATGCAATCTTGGGTGCCTTCCGCGAAATATTGGATTTGCAGTTACCGGGCAACAATGAGCTCGTCCAGGATTTCTCCATCTGTGCTAGTAGGTGGCAGCATCAAGTCATCCTCCGCTGAGAAATGGTACTTCTCTCCAATGGCTCTGAGGAGCTGATAAACCTCAAACATTGTTGGCCTCTCCTTTGGAGTGGAAATTGTGCAAGAGCATGCAACTTTCAGAAACTGCATTAGCTCACCGTCACTGCCCTTCCCTACTAACGACTTGTCAACGGCATCTTGGAGTGCATTGTTTGAAAGGTAGGAGATCCACTCTACCAGGCTCCCTCTGAAATTCTCCGGTGCAGTTGAAACATGAGTAGGCCTTTCACCGGTGATAAGCTCAAGAAGAACCACACCAAAGCTGTACACATCACCCTTTGGCGTGGCCACCAGAGTACGTGCATACTCTGGTGCCACATAACCAAGATCTCCAAATTCTCCGTTAACAAA
Encoded proteins:
- the LOC107304217 gene encoding uncharacterized protein LOC107304217, with the translated sequence MFYSSGISFNSARDPYFRSSFTFVLKNIVPSYIPPDSKRLKTTLLQKERARIDDLLQPIKTMWRKAGVTIVSDGWSDVQQRSLVNILAINECGAIFLQAINIEDEVNTKEYIAEKLTAVIEDVGAENVVQVITENDPVCRAAGLLIEQKYNHIQWMPSVAHTLSLALKNVFSANNTKDVAFKESHWISKVVEDASMIKNFIMNHTMISSILSDFSKLQILAIANTRFASDLVMLKRFRLIKQSLIKLVNSDKWWPAYSSFNTEHAQLVKYKLTDHSWWNQVDYILSFTEPIYSMIRMTDTEEPCLHLINEMWNNMIDKVKAVIYKHDQEGLKRSQHFTLLCIPF
- the LOC102706102 gene encoding putative disease resistance protein RGA3, which gives rise to MPAPVPAAAPWPVSQEISYLAERLLAHADGDAGLRDLAAALLRVQPVAGGIEKRRGAAGADLTEWLLQLKDAVAEADDLLDELLERRRSRLGPALASCVARGKPSREVKRLVGRIDRIHDGSERLVDPAEEAGEAGFGVRSPNRVTGSVLTERKVIGREKECGEIVSRLVDSADETCSSDLPAVAIVGHGGMGKTTVAQFVYNSERIERHFDLRAWVCVWDRSDAAELTRQILQSIGVPDYALYGDSSAELEILQAKLEVSIMSKRFLLVLDDVWNDEGKTELENKDLWKKVLAPLRSAVSGSKILVTTRMKLVAEFLNSTHVVPIDVLEMRDCWLLLKEAALGGESMGVPPDLQEIGRTIAANAKGSPLVSKALGQMLRNTSSTWRWKTLLDTEISHSIIMSSLQHSYQHLPVHLQRCFAYCSIFPRGWRFHRDKLVKMWVAVGFIQLSSKKGKSEYDLAQEYFHDLLSRSFFCMASKDNQTLYFLNDLMHDLAQHASAHDCIKIDESMPGVIPPTVRHLSISTDYFPQLKNKCRLGRLRTLFVLRSSSLSLSHLPSKFLSEFKNLRVLDLSESDILELPETISQLLHLHYLALCRMTSKLPKCVYRFLQNGVLDMPLLLFSDSHSRRMSKLVRHKTS
- the LOC102717254 gene encoding uncharacterized protein LOC102717254, translating into MAQRFPASRDEGLQPALPPVPTPACHGVTNTGLSFTVASNPYYRSSFAMAVMFHIPGYVPPGYDQLKTTILQKERANIERTLWTIKSMWRKAGVTIVSDGWSDAQRRPVINIIAINENGPVFLEAVNNKDKLKTKEFYIAEKLIAAIESVGSENVVQVITDNDPVCRDSGVLIEQKYDHIQGTPSVAHSLSLALDNICAAKNAENVVYKDCHWISEVIGDARMINDFICEHTMLFSMISDFSKLKVLGIADTRFALDIVMLKRLRLIKQSIIGLVLNEKWPAYSKDDEGQAQLVKKKLTDELWWDQVDYILALTEPTYSMIRSTDTEKQCIHLIYEMCNGMIEKVKDIIFRHEEKRAEEESTFYSVISGILVDWWGKTRSPLHGLAHALNPRCYTTSWIDEGANRQPPHKDTAINEMANDCLKKLFPAADDLRAIEAEYAKFSLLGTELASSGAGGFSLDCITDRDLLDPKAWWVTHGSSTPRLQEC